A window of Macrotis lagotis isolate mMagLag1 chromosome 1, bilby.v1.9.chrom.fasta, whole genome shotgun sequence genomic DNA:
ATATGTCCCTGATCCAACCAAGAAAAAACAGATGGCACCAATTAAGGCATGGGATCAACAGACTCAACAATTGGAGCAGATGCAGCGGCAACATCAGGAGTTGGTCTCCAGTTATGAGTCCCATATATCAGTGCTCCGGGAGGAGCTGCTGCAACTAGAAGAGATCCAGGCccacctgaaaaaaaagattcaagcaTTAAATGATAGACGGACATTACAGCTTTCCCAGGAGGAGCATATCAAATCACTGCAAATGGAAAAACCAAGAGTTCAGAAGGTGGCAGAAGAAAACCTTCGCAGAGCACAAAGTGATCTTATTAAAGAGTGGAGAGTACTGAAGAATCAGTTGTCTGATGCAGAGATGTTGCTGGGGAAAACCATGATGGGAAAGCACAGCCACGAAATGGAGCATGCAGCGGATAAATCTATCCTTAATTTCACCTGGCATCTGCAACAGGAGAACAAAAAATTACATAAGGAAATGGTACAACTTGTTCAAGAAGCCCAACAGTTGGAGGCCCAGAAGACTAGACTACGAAAGCAGAAGCAGCAACTGCAACTAGAGCAGTGTTGCATAGAGAGCATCAAACAAGGGAGACAGCGTAAACTACTAAGAGTTATTCCTTGCCAAAAAGAACAGAGTAGTCCAAAGACCACACTGG
This region includes:
- the CCDC121 gene encoding coiled-coil domain-containing protein 121 is translated as MTWQTLHLQRNITLIMGSKKLQELIQAQAELEKKVQKELEIKAQVEQKMAQLNKELMKARAQRKQLINDHCQMQAEIQPFLGDNHLLMGYVPDPTKKKQMAPIKAWDQQTQQLEQMQRQHQELVSSYESHISVLREELLQLEEIQAHLKKKIQALNDRRTLQLSQEEHIKSLQMEKPRVQKVAEENLRRAQSDLIKEWRVLKNQLSDAEMLLGKTMMGKHSHEMEHAADKSILNFTWHLQQENKKLHKEMVQLVQEAQQLEAQKTRLRKQKQQLQLEQCCIESIKQGRQRKLLRVIPCQKEQSSPKTTLASLRDTKPKMNSS